Below is a genomic region from Dioscorea cayenensis subsp. rotundata cultivar TDr96_F1 chromosome 14, TDr96_F1_v2_PseudoChromosome.rev07_lg8_w22 25.fasta, whole genome shotgun sequence.
TTTTAGTTCTATAATTTTAAAGATTTCCTTCAGTTGCTTAAATAGATGCAACTGACAGAATATCATATAGCTGTTGCTATTGTGTGGAAAACTGAGTATGTTATTGGATAGGGATGGATGTGACGTAATTCTTGTAATATCTTGAAAGTTTCTCAATTTAAAATCTCACTCAAGCATGGAATTTTGAATTAAGGATaaactattattgttttctagatatAAAAGTTAATGCTAATGGCAATTTCTGTTGCCTTCAGAGCACTTATTGATGCAcattgcacacacacacacacacacatataactTTATTTCAGTGCACAATGGATATTTTTTTGTGGGTTAAATAACTATTACATTTGCTAATTTAGATAGTTATTTAATTCTATGAGTGAGCATGCACTTAATGTATTGTGCTTTTCATTTGGTTCTGTTGATCCTTTTGTGTTGGTATCTGATAGAATACCTATGTAATCAATTTGTTAGATTTGATGATTAACTGTGCATCATATTGCAAGTATATGTGCTTATAAATTTCCATGCTTTTGTAGGGAAATAGAAGCACCGGTGACAACTTTAATGGAGTTCCCAATATAGATCATACACAAAATCATGTGAGGAAAGATATAATTGGATGGTTAACATGGCTAAGAAAATCCATTGGATTCCAGGATTTCCGATTTGATTTTGCAAAAGGGTAAGTAAAATGGCACTTAAAATTTTGTTCGAATTCTTCCTTCATGCCCTTTTGACGCCAACATTTTCTTTCCCTTAATACATAATGCGTAGATATGCGGCAAAGTATGTAAAAGAGTATGTTGAAGAGTCGAAGCCCCTTTTTTCAATAGGCGAATATTGGGACAGCTGCAGTTATAGCTCTGGCTTGGACCACAATCAAGGTACTAGTagttaagtttttaattaatgagCCTAAATATGATAGTATGTTactaaatttttgtatattattagCTTTACCATAGCTTGTATTTTGGCATCTCaagtataatatataattagttattcTCTAAAATGATATAACATTGGTATGTGCCTTGAGTATTTCCCattgaatataataattattttttggattatagtttattaactttttaataaattggagGATACAAAATAGCCATTCTTCTTTGTAGTGCTTACCAAatgaatttctgattttctcaacatatttatttgtttgcaaaTGCATTTTATGACAGAAAAGGGCATGTGTAAATACTACACACTACTACTTAAAAACTGACAACTTattaaatcttatatataatgataactATCATTTAATGGATTTTTAAGTGCTTTGATATCATTTGTATATCATATATTGTTTGGGTGTAGATGCATTTTAATCTGGTGTGTTGAGAGTAAACAACATAGTTTCTTAGATGTCCTTATCGTTCAAAACAGATAATAGATTTACTTGAAACTTACCACATGGTGGAAATCTTTTCTCCAGAGTTTTATTCATCAGTTTTTACTGAAGACATACTATTATAGTTATCATTAAGTGGACTTTGAGAATGTATGCTTATATATTGACAATGAGCATTTCTATAGCTTGTTAAAATAGGTTGAGCAATATGCTTTTATGAAGgacatatttacataaaaaagaaGCTTCATTAATGTCAAATCCGGTTACTTTATTCCAATCTCATATCTAATGAGAAAGATATGCCCAACACATGCTTTTGAGTTTGATGCTCTTAAATCAAGAAGCAAAGCACATGAGGGATTGTTTTTGGGTTTGATGTCATCGAATTTTAATCTTTAGTCAATAGATTGTGGTGTGATCATTTTTGTgttcctgtttttttttttatcttggcAAAGTATGTGGAAACTGgtagaaattatgtttttttctttcttatcaaGTCAAGCTTCGAACTTGAAGTTATAAAGACCATGAAGGAGCTCTAGGACTTActcatttcttttttcattaAACATGTGTACTACATCTATTTTTGATCGTTCTCATGCTACATGTAAAGAGTTTTGTTCTTATAAGCTGTTTATATAGCATCCACTTTGCATTGCTAATTATAACTTTAgaactttattatatttaactatggttttttactttatttttgacAATTATCCTTTTCCTTGCAACTCAATTATTGGAACTTGCTTCCTTAGGGCATTTCTTGCTTGGCTCCCATTAGAAATGCacacttattaaatttttcagAATATTCTATTGAAgaagtcatcctccattagttTAGGGTTACAACTGTTATTTTATTTCCAATCTTATATCAAGAAAGTTCTCCCATAACAATCATGAACTTTTTGGGCTTATAGCATGTTTTAATAAGTTGCTATGTCATAGTCATTAAGTTAGTTTTCATTTTTCGGTCCTTGAAAAACCATAAGGGACCACAAAAGATGAATTTTATGCTAGGTATTTAAAGGTCTTTCAGAAAGCTTTGTAGATGCATAGGATCCAATAGGTTAACCTATTGATCAAGTTTAGGTTGTACTATTTAAAAAGATTTGCGCTTCTGTTGTAATTTAGAGtgaaagacttttttttttccttagattAGATCTGTTTCTTTTGTatcaattttgtgtttgtttgtttttggattGCATTTGCAAATGTAAATCGAAAAAAATTGTACAAAGACATATCCTGCATATTAAACCATATGTAAAGATGTGACATCATCATGCAATATGTTACGTGCTGATGCAAAATAACATGAGTGCCATCTTCACTTTCTTCTAATAAGTCTTGCCATTTTGAATTTATCTACTCATACATCTTCTTCCATAATTTTTCATCTAGCGATGATGCACAAAATTACACATTTCTTCAAATGCCCTTCCTGTCTCTTACATTTACAACACCTTCATTAGTTCATCTTATTTATTACCACTTTACGAAGATGCAAGTTGATATTCCATAACTTTGGTTACTAATAGGCCAAATAGTAATTTGCATCTAATCTCATGCATTTTTAAGAGTCTTTTATCACAACCAAGTTAGCAAATATATAAACTTCTTACCTACGTCATGCTTTATGGTTGATCAACCTACATTAATTAAATGAttcttcataatatatatatatatattatgataaaattttttcttgtggacttcGGAATCTATTTGTCTGCATAAATAGCTGTATATACTATATAATCTATAActcaaaattaaacaagaatGACTTCAAAATCTTATAgtattaaattcatatttttatttaaacaaccTTCTGGTAAAGATGTATAGCTTCCTTAATCACAGCAAAAGTATTGTACAAAGAGGATTGGGAGGAATATTAGTTATTTAGGTGaccttatatttttatattcccTTGGGAAAATTACCGACTCTTTTGCGCACAGATAACCACAGGCAGAGGATTATCAACTGGATCGATGAGACAGGAGGTCTTTGTGCTGCTTTTGATTTCACAACCAAGGGTGTACTTCAGGTACCACATTGATGTGATCATCTTTGTCCATCCGAGACTAGTTTTTTCATGAGAGTTGAGAGGAGTTAATAATATTGCTTACCAAAGTTGTCATTAATGCAATGTTTTGCTCAATAGGAAGCAATTAAAGGTCAGTTATGGCGTTTGCGTGACTCTCAAGGGAAGCCATCTGGTGTGATGGGGTGGTGGCCTTCGAGAGCAGTTACCTTTATTGAGAATCATGACACCGGTTCGACACAGGTACTTTACTGAACTTGTAGCTTTTACCATCAGCTACAATTTGATTTTGGTTGGTATACTTTGTAATcactaaaaatatgaatttgatattatttatatttgatctTTGTTTTTCCTCTATGGTCACattgctttcatattttcaGCGGCATTGGCCATTCCCTTCCAGCCATGTGATCCAGGTACCTTGAAATCTTTTCATTTTATAACTAGAAATGTTAAATTTTTCTAATATCATAATATGGCtatgtaaataatataattttcttcattaatctAGAACTTACTATCTCAAATTTAGTGTTTCAccgatatatatatttgtttactCTGTTTGGAACAATGTAGAAAACCTTGCGTTATTTATGTAAATGGATTAGCTTTGACATTAGTTGCTTCATAAGATGTGAAAATTTAAGTTGAATGCATCTTGAAGATGTAATAATCGGATTCTAGATAATATAGTAAATATATTTCTAACTTTCCTTTTGCTAAACTGATGAAGAATTTCaccttttgttttattattactatttcaCATACTAACGATATTTCTAGAAACTTTAATTTTCGGTTATGATCTCATTCTACGCTAGgatttctttttattgcttCTTATAACCTTTGGTGTAATGCACAGGgatatgcatatatacttaCCCATCCAGGATTGCCCATGGTGTTCTATGATCATTTCTATGATTGTGGTCAGTCTATGCATGACCAAATTGTCAAATTGGTAGGCCAGTTTACACTCAAAGAAACTacattttcaaatgaaaacatGCATCTAATTGTGCACATTATTTATAGATGGAAATTCGAAAACGATCGGATATTCATAGCAGATCATCAATAAGAATTCTTGAAGCGAAATCGAACCTTTACGCTGCAATCATCGGGGAGAAACTATGCATGAAGATAGGGGATGGAGCATGGTGTCCAAATGGTGAGGAGTGGAAACTTGCGACTAGCGGGCACGGTTACGCCATCTGGAACAagtaaaatttcaataattttggCTTGTCGTCACTTGTTGAACAGGTAAGAATAAAGTAAATGCCTCCACTCGTAATGTATTATGTTtgtcttgattaatttttatgtaatatcaaattatgataataataaagcCATGGCATGCCATGAGAAGAGATGTTTATATTGATTTCCTCATAGCAGTTAATTAGTCTGGATGAGAATGGTGCTCTTTGTGAATTGATGCAAGACAATGTCTTaaaatcaatgtttttaaaaccggaccggatagCGAACCGGTTtcatatttgggtcacgggTCAGTCGGTTCAACCGGATGACCCGTTTTGGTCGGACCGGATgacgtcataaataaataattatcttaaatattatatatatagaatatatatatacatataataacaaactttattaaatttttaatcataattatcttaaatatttattttaatatcattatgattttatcaaaatggttgaagattcaaataattaatctagataaagcaacaaatacaattccctaaaccttttatttcttaatttattaatcataaatggatgatgataactacataaattaaacaactaattaaattactaattatgtgaggatgagacaaggcatgaaaaattcaaaaacaaaaactagaactaagtatgattaatttaattctcatatttgatcatcattaccattaaaataaaaagtataaaataaaaataaatcctaaatgatctatacttcttaaacaatttacaagtatttttctcatacctctaaactccaaagttccaaaaaaatccaaataatatttttcgacaaatcaagactcaaagagtatcatgaaataaagaaaaaaaagagccaattcatgccctaagtcctttcttaaaaataaaaaaaaaacaaaacaaaacaaagaaaaacaaaaacaaaaaaataaaaataaaaaaaataaaaaaaattgaaaaccgggTTCCATTCGGTTTTGgtccgaccggccggttcaCCGGGTTTGGCCAGGTTTGACCGGTTTAAAATTCGGtcaacattaattctaaaaccggaccgggctatgggccggttcccggtttttccggtccgaccggccggtccggtccggttttcaaaacatgGCTTAAAACCATCCAACTTGTTTATAGCATCTTCTCTGATTCCT
It encodes:
- the LOC120275456 gene encoding probable alpha-amylase 2, whose amino-acid sequence is MGGFNSTVETMENVETMQATQTMQTMQTVQPKKEVSYETEPFTGNVIQNGREILLQAFNWESHKYDWWRNLENKVPDIAKSGFTSVWLPPPSHSIAPEGYLPQNLYSLNSAYGSEHQLKSLLQKLRSYKVRAMADIVINHRVGTHQGHGGMYNRFDGMPLPWDEHAVTSCSGGLGNRSTGDNFNGVPNIDHTQNHVRKDIIGWLTWLRKSIGFQDFRFDFAKGYAAKYVKEYVEESKPLFSIGEYWDSCSYSSGLDHNQDNHRQRIINWIDETGGLCAAFDFTTKGVLQEAIKGQLWRLRDSQGKPSGVMGWWPSRAVTFIENHDTGSTQRHWPFPSSHVIQGYAYILTHPGLPMVFYDHFYDCGQSMHDQIVKLMEIRKRSDIHSRSSIRILEAKSNLYAAIIGEKLCMKIGDGAWCPNGEEWKLATSGHGYAIWNK